One genomic window of Arcobacter lacus includes the following:
- a CDS encoding N-acetylmuramoyl-L-alanine amidase family protein: MRFLFLLIFSFTLLFSATNASLEQQYRDAKIDFLKASLKDDSEEKIKELQKIIDLGKKLKKDTRPDEKKLEVLKSKQLGKPITKNSTKSNQSTQTKAQNKKDSQNVLYAIKSVYTENNTVVIDFNVDISQNDVKYFKLNPTPLYRDVFDISGYFKDAVNTKLSLDNIDTIIVGQNQPNVLRIVFSNKTSPNITYTISKRQIIITVNDGKTTKKQAKQEIKSEPKQTSTQNKTTSKQTQVSTVTPPKVTTPKNSINKTIVIDAGHGGDDVGAVGPNKRYEKVINLNVAKYLESILKQRGYKVYLTRSTDVFIKVMDRTVLANEKNADLFISIHTNSMPKEKANSTSGIETFFLSPARSERAKKVAALENKDDIREMNESSKSAFLESLNRPRITASHKFAIDVQSGLLQAARTKYKDVNDSGVKEGPFWVLVGAQMPSILIEVGFISHAEESRRLYEKDYQQLLANGIANGVDSYFSKNP; this comes from the coding sequence TTGAGATTTCTTTTTCTCCTAATATTTTCTTTTACTCTGCTTTTCTCAGCAACTAATGCTAGTCTTGAACAGCAGTATCGTGATGCAAAAATAGATTTTCTAAAAGCATCACTAAAAGATGATAGCGAAGAAAAAATCAAAGAACTACAAAAAATCATTGATTTAGGTAAAAAATTAAAAAAAGATACTCGTCCTGATGAAAAAAAACTTGAAGTACTAAAATCTAAACAGTTAGGTAAACCTATTACAAAAAATAGTACTAAATCAAATCAAAGTACACAAACAAAAGCTCAAAATAAAAAAGATTCACAAAATGTTTTATACGCTATAAAATCTGTTTATACAGAAAATAATACAGTTGTAATTGATTTTAATGTTGATATTAGCCAAAATGATGTTAAATATTTTAAACTAAATCCTACACCATTGTACAGGGATGTTTTTGATATAAGTGGATATTTTAAAGATGCTGTTAATACAAAATTGTCTTTAGATAATATTGATACCATTATTGTAGGACAAAATCAACCAAATGTTTTAAGAATTGTTTTTTCAAATAAAACAAGTCCAAACATAACATATACAATAAGTAAAAGACAAATTATAATAACAGTAAATGATGGAAAAACAACAAAAAAACAGGCAAAACAAGAGATAAAAAGTGAGCCTAAACAAACTTCAACTCAAAATAAAACAACTTCAAAACAAACACAAGTAAGTACAGTTACTCCTCCAAAAGTTACAACACCAAAAAATAGTATAAATAAGACTATAGTTATAGATGCTGGCCATGGTGGTGATGATGTTGGTGCAGTAGGACCAAATAAAAGATATGAAAAAGTTATAAATTTAAATGTAGCAAAATATTTAGAATCAATTTTAAAACAAAGAGGTTATAAAGTATATCTTACAAGAAGTACGGATGTTTTTATTAAAGTTATGGATAGAACAGTTTTAGCAAATGAAAAAAATGCAGACCTTTTCATCTCTATTCACACAAACTCAATGCCAAAAGAAAAAGCGAATAGCACAAGTGGTATTGAAACATTTTTCCTAAGTCCTGCTAGAAGTGAAAGAGCAAAAAAAGTTGCTGCTTTAGAAAATAAAGATGATATTAGAGAGATGAATGAATCATCAAAAAGTGCATTTTTAGAAAGTCTTAATCGTCCAAGAATAACAGCTTCACATAAATTTGCTATAGATGTTCAATCTGGTTTATTACAAGCAGCTAGAACAAAATACAAAGATGTAAATGATTCAGGAGTGAAAGAAGGACCTTTTTGGGTTTTAGTTGGAGCTCAAATGCCATCAATTTTAATAGAAGTTGGATTTATTTCTCATGCAGAAGAGAGTAGAAGACTTTATGAAAAAGACTATCAACAACTTTTAGCAAATGGTATTGCTAATGGTGTAGATTCTTACTTTTCAAAAAATCCTTAA
- a CDS encoding LptF/LptG family permease — translation MSILSKYILKKYLINFIIVLISLELFFVGIDYLQNFKNIPASANLQLLYILYNSFFTLTLALPLSIVFGWIITLVLFIKNNEFVAFNALGATRKNIFMPVVTISISLLVVLIFLQMTPLAYSYEQKRKILNDEYFSNTKSDIFLKYNDYYVYFQKLLPLEKKAENIHIYKVKDENLVETIIGEKAYFQNDKWYVVDVKVINKPENIDVNSSKLDIRYEKFLHTLDGFKPKILDNVYENKSDFSIMDAISALVLLKEQGINTQKIRTILYNQLVIPFFVIPILILVYSFASLNSRFFNMAKFVSFSIFGTLIVWGFFFLIFRLTSSGTIIPEISMLLTMFIWIVFSIYFYDKKINS, via the coding sequence ATGAGTATATTAAGCAAGTACATTTTAAAAAAATATTTAATTAACTTTATAATAGTTTTAATTTCATTAGAACTTTTTTTTGTAGGAATAGATTATTTACAAAATTTTAAAAATATTCCCGCTTCTGCAAACTTACAGTTACTTTATATTTTATATAATAGTTTTTTTACTTTAACTTTAGCTTTACCTTTATCAATAGTTTTTGGTTGGATTATTACTTTAGTTTTATTTATTAAAAATAATGAATTTGTAGCTTTTAATGCGCTTGGTGCAACAAGAAAAAATATTTTTATGCCAGTAGTTACTATTTCAATATCTTTATTGGTAGTTTTGATTTTTTTACAAATGACTCCTTTGGCTTACTCTTATGAACAAAAAAGAAAAATATTAAATGATGAATATTTTTCAAATACAAAAAGTGATATTTTTTTAAAATATAATGACTATTATGTATATTTTCAAAAATTATTACCATTAGAAAAAAAGGCTGAGAATATACATATTTATAAAGTTAAAGATGAAAATTTGGTTGAAACAATTATTGGTGAAAAAGCATATTTTCAAAATGACAAATGGTATGTTGTTGATGTAAAAGTTATAAATAAACCTGAAAATATAGATGTTAATAGCTCAAAACTTGATATTAGATATGAAAAATTTTTACATACTTTAGATGGATTTAAACCAAAGATTTTGGATAATGTTTATGAAAATAAATCAGATTTTTCTATTATGGATGCAATATCAGCATTAGTTTTATTGAAAGAGCAAGGAATAAATACTCAAAAAATAAGAACAATTTTATATAATCAATTAGTTATTCCATTTTTTGTAATTCCTATTCTTATTTTAGTCTATTCATTTGCTTCATTAAATAGCAGATTTTTTAATATGGCTAAATTTGTATCTTTTTCAATTTTTGGAACATTGATTGTATGGGGATTTTTCTTTTTAATATTCAGACTTACAAGTTCTGGAACTATAATTCCTGAAATATCTATGCTTTTGACTATGTTTATTTGGATAGTTTTCTCTATATATTTTTATGATAAAAAGATAAATTCTTAA
- the folD gene encoding bifunctional methylenetetrahydrofolate dehydrogenase/methenyltetrahydrofolate cyclohydrolase FolD, whose amino-acid sequence MTLLDGKALSEKIKEEVKLEVEQIVKEKEITPGLAVILVGNDPASATYVASKAKSCENAGIYSVVHKMPETISQEELLETIAMMNKNPKLDGILVQLPLPKQIDTTVVLEAIDPLKDVDGFHPYNVGRMVSNLDAFLPATPFGVMRMFEEYGIELSGKNVVVIGSSDIVGKPMASLLINAKATVTVCNSRTKDLKAHTLAADIVVIAVGVPFLLKEDMVKDGAIVIDVGINRLETGKLVGDADFEGLKNKCSFLTPVPGGVGPMTIAMLLKNTIKASKLREKRENRC is encoded by the coding sequence ATGACATTATTAGATGGAAAAGCATTATCTGAAAAAATCAAAGAAGAAGTAAAATTAGAAGTTGAACAAATAGTAAAAGAAAAAGAGATAACTCCAGGACTTGCAGTTATTTTGGTAGGAAATGATCCAGCAAGTGCAACTTATGTGGCAAGCAAAGCAAAATCATGTGAAAATGCTGGTATTTACTCAGTAGTTCATAAAATGCCAGAAACTATTTCTCAAGAAGAACTTCTTGAAACAATAGCTATGATGAATAAAAATCCAAAACTTGATGGTATTTTAGTTCAGTTACCACTTCCAAAACAAATCGATACAACTGTTGTTTTAGAAGCTATTGATCCATTAAAAGATGTTGATGGATTTCATCCATACAATGTAGGAAGAATGGTTTCAAATCTTGATGCATTTTTACCTGCAACTCCATTTGGTGTTATGAGAATGTTCGAAGAATATGGTATAGAACTTAGTGGAAAAAATGTAGTTGTTATTGGAAGTAGCGATATTGTTGGAAAACCAATGGCTTCACTTTTAATAAACGCAAAAGCAACAGTTACAGTATGTAATAGTAGAACAAAAGATTTAAAAGCTCATACATTAGCAGCTGATATAGTTGTAATTGCTGTTGGTGTTCCGTTCCTTTTAAAAGAAGATATGGTAAAAGATGGTGCGATTGTAATTGATGTGGGAATTAATAGGTTAGAAACTGGTAAATTAGTTGGAGATGCTGATTTTGAAGGATTAAAAAACAAATGTTCTTTTTTAACTCCAGTTCCAGGTGGTGTTGGTCCAATGACAATAGCAATGCTTTTAAAAAATACAATAAAAGCTTCTAAATTAAGAGAAAAAAGAGAAAATAGATGTTAA
- a CDS encoding NUDIX hydrolase, protein MASLVKAYGVVPYYVNESDIKILLCKSVASKDRWGCLKGTKTKNETAYECAKREFFEESSISVDVALFEEYFEQLNDDKDVGVWLINFKNIENMEKYFANDTLKEQYLSWENSKVKFFSLDNLPKLKKKQEELITEIKDFLKSKNLHH, encoded by the coding sequence ATGGCATCTTTGGTTAAAGCTTATGGCGTTGTTCCTTATTACGTAAATGAAAGTGATATAAAAATACTGTTATGTAAGTCTGTAGCAAGTAAAGATAGATGGGGCTGTTTAAAAGGTACTAAAACTAAAAATGAAACAGCATATGAATGTGCAAAAAGAGAGTTTTTTGAAGAGAGTTCTATAAGTGTTGACGTGGCATTGTTTGAAGAGTATTTTGAACAATTAAATGATGATAAAGATGTTGGTGTTTGGTTAATAAATTTTAAAAATATAGAAAATATGGAAAAATATTTTGCAAATGATACATTAAAAGAACAGTATTTATCTTGGGAAAATTCAAAAGTAAAATTCTTTTCTTTAGATAATCTTCCTAAATTAAAAAAGAAACAAGAAGAGTTAATAACAGAAATTAAGGATTTTTTGAAAAGTAAGAATCTACACCATTAG
- the pth gene encoding aminoacyl-tRNA hydrolase, with protein sequence MYLIVGLGNIGEKYQYTRHNVGFLVVDEMTKNLQTSNVNNSNFQSTLLKSGYNLFAKPTTYMNNSGVAVHSIKEYYKIDLENIIVIHDDLDLPFGTVKFKIGGGHGGHNGLKSLDSHIGKDYIRVRIGIGKPQNKDDVANFVLSDFSKEELNKLEDIIKHTINAIEVLKTADIDEVKSKFTLK encoded by the coding sequence ATGTATTTAATTGTTGGTCTTGGAAATATTGGTGAAAAATATCAATATACAAGACATAATGTAGGTTTTTTAGTTGTCGATGAGATGACTAAGAACTTACAAACTTCAAACGTAAATAATTCAAACTTTCAATCAACATTACTTAAATCTGGTTATAACCTTTTTGCAAAACCAACAACATATATGAATAATTCTGGTGTTGCAGTTCATAGTATAAAAGAGTATTATAAAATTGATTTAGAAAATATTATTGTAATTCATGATGATTTAGATTTACCATTTGGAACAGTTAAGTTCAAAATTGGTGGTGGTCATGGTGGACATAATGGTTTAAAATCTTTAGATTCTCACATTGGAAAAGATTATATTCGTGTAAGAATTGGTATTGGAAAGCCACAAAATAAAGATGATGTTGCAAATTTTGTATTAAGTGATTTTTCAAAAGAAGAGTTAAATAAATTAGAAGATATAATAAAACATACTATAAATGCAATTGAAGTACTTAAAACTGCTGACATTGATGAAGTAAAATCTAAATTCACATTGAAGTAA
- a CDS encoding nitronate monooxygenase codes for MKIGKYEIRHPIIQGGMGVGISWDQLAGTVSLEGGLGVISAVGTGYYKNLSEKVHITTKKDKPKDVINFYSKDALKEIFDNARKICGKLPLAANILYAINDYGRVVRDACEAGANIIITGAGIPTNMPEFTKDFPDVALVPIVSSARALKLICKKWQRYNRIPDAVIVEGPLSGGHQGFKYEDCYKEEFQLENIVPPVIEEAKNWGNIPIIAAGGVWDKKDIDKFLALGCVGVQMATRFIGTFECDADANFKNVLLNAKEEDIQLMKSPVGLPARGVRTNLQFSIENHTAPKVQCISNCVAPCNRGHEAKLVGYCIADRLGAAYKGDVETGLFFSGSNGYKIDKIISVKELMEKLVKGE; via the coding sequence GTGAAAATAGGAAAATATGAAATAAGGCATCCAATTATTCAAGGTGGAATGGGTGTAGGAATTAGTTGGGATCAGTTAGCTGGAACAGTTAGTTTAGAAGGTGGATTAGGTGTAATTTCTGCTGTTGGTACTGGTTATTATAAAAACTTAAGTGAAAAAGTACATATTACGACAAAAAAAGATAAACCTAAAGATGTAATAAATTTTTATAGTAAAGATGCTTTAAAAGAAATATTTGATAACGCAAGAAAAATTTGTGGAAAACTTCCACTTGCTGCAAATATTCTATACGCAATAAATGATTATGGAAGAGTGGTAAGAGATGCCTGTGAAGCAGGAGCAAATATCATAATTACAGGGGCAGGAATTCCTACAAATATGCCTGAATTTACAAAAGATTTTCCAGATGTTGCATTAGTTCCAATTGTTTCAAGTGCAAGAGCTTTAAAGCTTATTTGCAAAAAATGGCAAAGATATAATAGAATTCCTGATGCAGTAATCGTTGAAGGACCATTAAGTGGTGGGCATCAAGGTTTTAAATATGAAGATTGTTATAAAGAAGAGTTTCAATTAGAAAACATTGTTCCTCCTGTTATCGAAGAAGCAAAAAATTGGGGGAATATCCCTATAATTGCAGCTGGTGGAGTTTGGGATAAAAAAGATATTGATAAATTTTTAGCTCTTGGTTGTGTTGGTGTTCAAATGGCAACTAGATTTATTGGTACTTTTGAATGTGATGCAGATGCAAACTTTAAAAATGTTTTATTAAATGCAAAAGAAGAAGATATTCAGCTTATGAAATCTCCTGTTGGACTTCCTGCACGAGGAGTTAGAACAAATCTACAATTCTCAATAGAAAATCATACTGCACCAAAAGTTCAATGTATTTCTAACTGTGTTGCACCTTGTAATAGAGGACATGAAGCTAAACTTGTTGGTTATTGTATAGCAGATAGATTGGGAGCAGCATACAAAGGTGATGTTGAAACTGGTTTATTTTTCTCTGGTTCAAATGGTTATAAGATTGATAAAATAATTTCTGTAAAAGAATTAATGGAAAAATTAGTTAAGGGAGAGTAA
- the lepB gene encoding signal peptidase I, giving the protein MLKKVYSWSSSWTGTIVIVLAIIFFIAQAFVIPSGSMKNTLLVGDMLFVKKFSYGIPTPRIPWLEVKVLPDFNDNGHLIEGERPKRGDIVVFRYPHNESIHYVKRAVATGGDIVALKDKHLYLHPKEGNEFVKANYPAENIVEIDDKLWVVDPYKKEHPGIHTDPSVTNNGYNPKELFNMHPIVIPEDETFMMGDNRDHSNDSRFWGTVPYKYIVGKPWFIYFSWDDDYKIRWDRVFKSVDSLEKNIDANTQINHEEGIY; this is encoded by the coding sequence ATGTTAAAAAAAGTTTATAGCTGGTCATCTTCTTGGACTGGTACAATAGTAATTGTTCTTGCAATTATCTTCTTTATTGCACAAGCATTTGTAATTCCTAGTGGAAGTATGAAAAATACGCTTTTAGTTGGAGATATGCTTTTTGTAAAAAAATTTTCTTATGGAATACCAACACCAAGAATTCCTTGGTTAGAAGTTAAAGTTCTTCCAGATTTTAATGACAATGGACATTTAATAGAAGGAGAAAGACCAAAACGTGGAGATATCGTAGTATTTAGATATCCTCATAATGAGTCAATTCACTATGTAAAAAGAGCAGTTGCAACTGGTGGAGATATTGTTGCACTTAAAGATAAACACTTATATTTACATCCTAAAGAGGGAAATGAGTTTGTAAAAGCGAATTATCCTGCTGAAAATATTGTAGAAATTGATGATAAACTTTGGGTTGTTGATCCATATAAAAAAGAGCATCCAGGAATTCACACAGATCCAAGTGTTACAAACAATGGATATAACCCAAAAGAGTTATTTAATATGCATCCAATTGTTATTCCAGAAGATGAAACATTTATGATGGGTGATAATAGAGATCACTCAAATGATTCAAGATTTTGGGGAACAGTTCCATATAAATATATAGTTGGAAAACCTTGGTTTATCTATTTTTCATGGGATGATGATTATAAAATTAGATGGGATAGAGTATTCAAATCTGTTGATAGTCTAGAAAAAAATATTGATGCAAATACTCAAATTAATCATGAAGAAGGAATCTACTAA
- the tyrS gene encoding tyrosine--tRNA ligase has protein sequence MDNRVLEALNEIKRGVAEIIDFEAIEKLIKRYFETGENFYVKAGFDPTAPDIHLGHTVLIQKLALFQKFGGIVQFLIGDFTATIGDPTGKSETRKVLSREQVLNNAETYKQQVFKILDENKTQVVFNSSWLNELGTAGLIALASNLTVARMLERDDFSKRYSSNTPIAVSEFLYPLLQGYDSIALNSDVELGGTDQKFNLLMGRTLQKAYNSKKQQAVLMMPILEGLDGVQKMSKSLGNYIGVTDEPFDMFGKILSISDELMWRYFELLSSKSLKEIEELKINVENGSKHPKKVKEELAMEIVDRFHGAGFGEKAKDEFEKVFAKKDIPTEIEEFHFEKEIWICQALVDSKLVDSTSQARRDIKANAVSINQEKISDDKLILEKGEYILQKGKKSFAKIIIK, from the coding sequence ATGGATAATAGAGTTTTAGAAGCATTAAATGAGATAAAAAGGGGAGTTGCTGAAATCATTGATTTTGAAGCAATAGAAAAATTAATAAAAAGATATTTTGAAACTGGTGAAAATTTTTATGTAAAAGCAGGATTCGATCCAACTGCACCAGATATTCATTTAGGACATACAGTTTTAATTCAAAAACTTGCACTTTTTCAAAAATTTGGTGGAATTGTACAATTTTTGATTGGTGATTTTACTGCAACTATTGGTGATCCAACAGGAAAAAGTGAAACTAGAAAAGTATTAAGTAGAGAACAAGTTTTAAATAATGCAGAAACTTATAAACAACAAGTATTTAAAATTTTAGATGAAAATAAAACACAAGTAGTATTTAATAGCTCTTGGTTAAATGAGTTAGGAACTGCTGGACTTATAGCTTTAGCTTCAAATTTAACAGTTGCTAGAATGTTAGAACGAGATGATTTTTCAAAAAGATATAGTTCAAATACTCCAATAGCAGTAAGTGAATTTTTATATCCATTACTTCAAGGGTATGATTCAATTGCATTAAATTCAGATGTTGAGTTAGGTGGAACAGACCAAAAATTCAACTTATTAATGGGAAGAACTTTACAAAAAGCATATAACTCTAAAAAACAACAAGCTGTTTTAATGATGCCAATTTTAGAAGGTTTAGATGGTGTTCAAAAGATGTCTAAATCTTTAGGTAACTATATTGGTGTTACAGATGAACCTTTTGATATGTTTGGAAAGATTTTATCAATTTCTGATGAACTTATGTGGAGATATTTTGAATTATTATCTTCAAAATCTTTAAAAGAGATTGAAGAATTAAAAATTAATGTAGAAAATGGTTCAAAACATCCTAAAAAAGTAAAAGAAGAACTTGCAATGGAAATTGTTGATAGATTTCATGGAGCAGGATTTGGAGAAAAAGCTAAAGATGAATTTGAAAAAGTATTTGCAAAAAAAGATATTCCAACAGAGATAGAAGAGTTTCACTTTGAAAAAGAGATTTGGATTTGTCAGGCTTTAGTTGATTCAAAATTAGTAGATTCAACTTCTCAAGCAAGACGAGATATTAAAGCAAATGCAGTTTCTATAAATCAAGAAAAAATAAGTGATGATAAATTAATTTTAGAAAAAGGTGAATACATTTTACAAAAAGGTAAAAAAAGTTTCGCTAAGATAATAATAAAGTAA
- the rpiB gene encoding ribose 5-phosphate isomerase B produces the protein MKYFIGADHAGIEIKAFVKDLFEQRGHQVEDLGPFNKDRVDYPDYASKVCKKVLENEGTMGILICGSGLGMSMAANKFDGIRAALCHNEYSARMARKHNDANVICLGERVSGEGMIEAIIKAWDKAEFEGGRHEGRVAKINALGKMGSCRA, from the coding sequence ATGAAATATTTCATAGGTGCAGATCATGCAGGAATTGAGATTAAAGCTTTTGTAAAAGATTTGTTTGAGCAAAGAGGACATCAAGTAGAAGATTTAGGACCATTTAATAAAGATAGAGTTGATTATCCAGATTATGCGTCAAAAGTTTGTAAAAAAGTTCTTGAAAATGAAGGAACTATGGGAATTCTGATTTGCGGTTCAGGTTTGGGAATGAGTATGGCTGCAAATAAATTTGATGGGATAAGAGCAGCACTTTGCCACAATGAATATAGTGCAAGAATGGCTAGAAAACACAATGATGCAAATGTTATTTGCTTAGGTGAAAGAGTAAGTGGCGAAGGTATGATTGAAGCTATTATAAAAGCTTGGGATAAAGCAGAATTTGAAGGTGGAAGACACGAAGGTCGAGTTGCTAAAATAAATGCTTTAGGAAAAATGGGAAGTTGTAGAGCATAA
- a CDS encoding 50S ribosomal protein L25/general stress protein Ctc, producing the protein MLEGIIRDSMTKQATKTLRREGYLIANIYGKGLENVAAAFKRNEFIKFLRNKETLAFDVKLGGNVLKVVVKEYQKCPLTSELLHVDLMVAQAGVKTSYAIPVKAVGTAKGLKNKGLLMVHTRRIPVKSTIENLPNEIVLDVTNLDTGDNILIRDIQFPANVDCYLDPRVPVVGVIKAK; encoded by the coding sequence ATGTTAGAGGGTATCATCAGAGATAGTATGACAAAACAAGCTACTAAAACTTTAAGAAGAGAAGGATATTTAATTGCAAATATCTATGGTAAAGGTTTAGAAAACGTTGCTGCAGCATTCAAAAGAAATGAGTTTATCAAATTTTTAAGAAACAAAGAAACTTTAGCATTTGATGTTAAATTAGGTGGAAATGTATTAAAAGTTGTAGTAAAAGAGTATCAAAAATGTCCATTAACTTCAGAGTTATTACACGTTGATTTAATGGTTGCACAAGCTGGAGTTAAAACTTCTTATGCTATTCCAGTTAAAGCTGTTGGAACTGCAAAAGGTCTTAAAAATAAAGGTCTTTTAATGGTTCATACAAGAAGAATTCCTGTAAAATCAACTATTGAAAATTTACCAAATGAAATAGTTTTAGATGTTACAAATTTAGATACAGGTGACAATATTTTAATTAGAGATATTCAATTCCCTGCAAATGTAGATTGTTATTTAGACCCAAGAGTACCAGTTGTTGGTGTTATTAAAGCTAAATAA
- a CDS encoding GNAT family N-acetyltransferase: MIKKAKKENLKDLYDLEKKVFQNDPFALTKSAFRYHILKNSLYIFEKDEKIVGYILWLERKEYFRLYSLAIDINFQGLGIASKLLEYSFEKLKNKKFSLEVKTKNIKAIKLYEKYQFKIKKVLKDYYEDSDGYLMIK; this comes from the coding sequence ATGATAAAAAAAGCAAAAAAAGAAAATCTAAAAGATTTATATGATTTAGAAAAAAAAGTTTTTCAAAATGATCCATTTGCATTAACAAAAAGTGCTTTTAGATATCATATTTTAAAAAACAGTTTATATATATTTGAAAAAGATGAAAAAATTGTTGGGTATATTTTATGGTTAGAAAGAAAAGAATATTTTAGACTTTATTCTTTAGCTATTGATATAAATTTTCAGGGTTTAGGAATTGCATCAAAATTACTTGAATATAGTTTTGAAAAATTAAAAAATAAGAAATTTTCTTTAGAGGTAAAAACAAAAAATATAAAAGCAATAAAATTATATGAAAAATATCAATTTAAAATAAAAAAAGTTTTAAAAGATTATTACGAAGATAGTGATGGATATTTGATGATAAAGTAG
- a CDS encoding DUF2156 domain-containing protein, translated as MSTLTINNYTLEIFDLGAKDKMNKYLKLINVDLSDYTFAGNYIWLSTATGFYTIVNDTFCLFILNSGTLTMLLPPIGKKENTYEAMIKCFEIMNEHNSNRNYSKIEYVHEELLEGFVDYLEEGTLVYEMLKDFIVEKKLVDYIYKVEDLIDLKGDSYKSKRNEINRFRKVYPNHRLEIFDKEKHGKEVLALFNKWVKDRTTYMPKEEIETFMDGIYYERFAVKRLINNYDSLDVIGLVIYIDDEIKGFTVGEKINETTASIIIEKTDFEVLGCAQFIFREFTKILKDKYSVEYINVGDDMGFENLKKVKMSYRPKKIVPKYVIYQK; from the coding sequence ATGTCAACTTTGACAATAAATAATTATACTTTGGAAATTTTTGATTTAGGCGCAAAAGATAAAATGAATAAATATTTAAAATTAATAAATGTTGATTTAAGTGATTACACTTTTGCTGGCAATTATATTTGGTTATCAACTGCAACTGGATTTTATACGATTGTAAATGATACTTTTTGTTTATTTATTTTAAATTCGGGAACTTTAACTATGTTACTTCCCCCAATTGGTAAAAAAGAGAATACTTATGAAGCTATGATTAAATGTTTTGAAATAATGAATGAACACAATAGCAATAGAAATTATTCAAAAATTGAGTATGTTCATGAAGAATTACTTGAAGGTTTTGTTGATTATTTGGAAGAGGGTACTTTAGTTTATGAAATGTTAAAAGATTTTATTGTTGAAAAAAAGCTTGTAGATTATATTTATAAAGTAGAGGATTTAATAGATTTAAAAGGTGATTCATATAAATCAAAAAGAAATGAAATAAATAGATTTAGAAAAGTTTATCCAAATCATAGATTAGAAATTTTTGATAAAGAAAAACATGGAAAAGAAGTTTTAGCACTTTTTAATAAATGGGTAAAAGATAGAACAACTTATATGCCAAAAGAAGAAATTGAGACTTTTATGGATGGAATTTATTATGAAAGATTTGCAGTAAAAAGATTGATAAACAATTATGATAGCTTAGATGTTATTGGTTTAGTAATTTATATTGATGATGAGATAAAAGGGTTTACCGTTGGGGAAAAAATAAATGAAACAACGGCGAGCATAATTATAGAAAAAACAGATTTTGAGGTTTTAGGTTGCGCTCAATTTATTTTTAGAGAATTTACAAAAATATTAAAAGATAAATATAGTGTTGAATATATAAATGTTGGTGATGATATGGGATTTGAAAATCTTAAAAAAGTAAAAATGTCATATCGACCTAAAAAAATTGTTCCTAAATATGTAATTTACCAAAAATGA